A window of Syngnathus acus chromosome 17, fSynAcu1.2, whole genome shotgun sequence genomic DNA:
TCAGCGATGAAAGCAAAGGGAAGGACTACTGCATCTTCTTTAACTCACAGTGGGCACGTCTGCCTCAGGATCTCAACAAGGCGGTGAGTCCTCAACTAGTACCCAGCTTCCATATAGATCCAGGGAGACCTCCATTTGGTCCCTCCCTTGTATTTGCAGTCGCGTCTCCAGATCTACGACCTCACCTCGTCGGTCCTGTGCTCACCCACCGACGTCCCTGAGGGGGGCTTCCCCAACCGCATCGCCATGGTGATGAGGGGTAACTGCACTTTCTACGAGAAGGTCCGCCTGGCACAGATGAGCGGGGCCAAGGGTCTGCTCATCGTCAGCAAGGACAGACTGGTAACTTGTAACATTCGGATGGAACGGTTCCCATTGAATGTGGTGGCGCCTGGCAATTTGCTTTGGTTTGAATTCAGACGCCGCCAGCGGGAAACAAGACTCAGTACGAGGAAATTGACATCCCCGTCGCGTTGCTCAGCTACTCTGACATGCTGGAGATAAGCAAGGTTcttcctttttaaaatgtattttccctTTGCTAATGATGCCTGAATGTCACACTTGAGTTGACTGATGGTTTCCGCGGTAGATGTTTGCCAAGGGCAGACAGGTGGCCATGTATGCCCCCAAAGAGCCGGTGCTGGACTACAACATGGTTATCATCTTCCTCATGGCTGTGGGAACTGTCGCAGTCGGTGGCCATTGGGCTGGTAGCAAGGACCGCAAGAAGTAAgccggaggaggcggggggcttccacatgaataaaaaacacagCACTCCCTGATGGTATCTACCTTGTATTCCTTCTTCCGCACCCAGGCGCTACATGAAGCACAAGCGTGACGATGGGGCGGACAAGCAGGACGAGGAGACTCTGGATGTGACGCCCATCATGATCTGCGTGTTTGTGGTCATGTGCTGCAGCATGCTGGTGTTGCTCTACTTCTTCTACGACAGCCTGGGTAACACACACGTGGAACAAGTCAAGAAGTACATGTGAATCGTTGTTCTGACACAATTTTCTCCTCGGTTGCAGCAATTTGGGTGATAGGCATCTTCTGCCTGGCATCATCCGTGGGCCTCTACAGCTGCTTGTGGCCTTTTGTGCGCCGCATTCCTTTCTGCAAGTGCAGGTGAGACAGTTGACGCCTTACTCCAAATGCAGTGAGCCGTCAATCTTTGTGGGGCTTTGGAACAGAGGCCCAGCACAAATAAGAACCCGAGCGAGATACTCCATTCCCTCTGCCCGACACAGAGTTCCAGAGAACAACCTTCCCTACTTGCACAAGCGTCCTCAAGTACGCGCCCTGCTGCTGTCAACACTGTGCGTGGGCATCAGCATCACCTGGATGGTGTTTCGCAACGAGGACCAGTGAGTGGAAAGACGCTGTTATTTGTTGAACAAAAAGTCAccaaggttttttttgggatgtgtgGTCCAAGGTGGGCGTGGGTGCTGCAGGACACCCTGGGCATCGCCTTCTGTCTCTACATGCTCAAAACTGTCAGACTGCCCACATTTAAGGTACgagaacacacaaacatatcTTTAAAGCTCTGAACTGAAGTGGCGATATTTCTTCATTTCCTCTGCGGCAGGCTTGCACTTTACTACTGACAGTGCTCTTCGTCTACGACGTCTTTTTTGTATTCATCACGCCCTTCTTCACCAAGGTAGCGTCACAGATGCCTCTTCATTCCAAGTTGTGACTTCTCGGTCATTTCATGCGGTGCATTCTCTCTGCGCAGAGCGGTGAGAGTATCATGGTGGAGGTGGCGGCAGGCCCCTCTGACTCAGCCACGCACGAAAAGGTGAGTGGTGTAATGTTACCTAAAAAGTTGGTTCCCAGCTTGATTTTGTCGGGGTGGTCGGCCGCAGCTTCCGATGGTGCTCAAGGTGCCGCGCTTGAACTCCTCACCCCTCGCCCTGTGCGATCGGCCCTTCTCCCTGCTGGGCTTTGGCGACATCCTGGTGCCAGGTGATTAAATGACAACTACTAAACCTAAGTTTAGACATACGGCAAGGCGCAACTCTTTACAAAAGTGACCCCCCCAAAtttaaatcataaataaataaactgacaTCATTCCACCCCGCTCCCCCCTCAGGACTGCTGGTGGTGTACTGTCACCGCTTCGACATTTTGATGCAGTCTTCCAGGATCTACTTTGTGGCCTGTACAATCGGTACGTAACGATGAATCGATGGGCCG
This region includes:
- the sppl2 gene encoding signal peptide peptidase-like 2 isoform X1 — encoded protein: MGLRAATYEPGLTMTVPGLGALTWAAIFVIHQVAAEHGMAHFSDESKGKDYCIFFNSQWARLPQDLNKASRLQIYDLTSSVLCSPTDVPEGGFPNRIAMVMRGNCTFYEKVRLAQMSGAKGLLIVSKDRLTPPAGNKTQYEEIDIPVALLSYSDMLEISKMFAKGRQVAMYAPKEPVLDYNMVIIFLMAVGTVAVGGHWAGSKDRKKRYMKHKRDDGADKQDEETLDVTPIMICVFVVMCCSMLVLLYFFYDSLAIWVIGIFCLASSVGLYSCLWPFVRRIPFCKCRVPENNLPYLHKRPQVRALLLSTLCVGISITWMVFRNEDQWAWVLQDTLGIAFCLYMLKTVRLPTFKACTLLLTVLFVYDVFFVFITPFFTKSGESIMVEVAAGPSDSATHEKLPMVLKVPRLNSSPLALCDRPFSLLGFGDILVPGLLVVYCHRFDILMQSSRIYFVACTIAYGVGLLITFVALAMMQMGQPALLYLVPCTLLTSLAVALWRRELPQFWTGSGFVPAIVLAPIKCTQTAGTQPKVPPGADSANQSQDPGPPQDVPLAENEEKLN
- the sppl2 gene encoding signal peptide peptidase-like 2 isoform X2 — its product is MVMRGNCTFYEKVRLAQMSGAKGLLIVSKDRLTPPAGNKTQYEEIDIPVALLSYSDMLEISKMFAKGRQVAMYAPKEPVLDYNMVIIFLMAVGTVAVGGHWAGSKDRKKRYMKHKRDDGADKQDEETLDVTPIMICVFVVMCCSMLVLLYFFYDSLAIWVIGIFCLASSVGLYSCLWPFVRRIPFCKCRVPENNLPYLHKRPQVRALLLSTLCVGISITWMVFRNEDQWAWVLQDTLGIAFCLYMLKTVRLPTFKACTLLLTVLFVYDVFFVFITPFFTKSGESIMVEVAAGPSDSATHEKLPMVLKVPRLNSSPLALCDRPFSLLGFGDILVPGLLVVYCHRFDILMQSSRIYFVACTIAYGVGLLITFVALAMMQMGQPALLYLVPCTLLTSLAVALWRRELPQFWTGSGFVPAIVLAPIKCTQTAGTQPKVPPGADSANQSQDPGPPQDVPLAENEEKLN